Genomic DNA from Chitinivibrionia bacterium:
CGTTCTTTATCGACAACAAACCCTTTCTGTATATATTCGTGAAGCCGTTTTGTCGCCCAAATTCTGAATTGAGTGGCGATTTTCGAGTTTATTCGGTAGCCCAAAGAGATTATCATATCGAGATTATAGTGCGGCAATTCTCTTGCAACTTCTCTTCTGCCTTCAATTTGAACTTGTCGGAAATTCCGACAGGTTGCCATATCCGATAATTCTTCTTCTTTGTAAATATTACCTATATGCTCAACAATATTCGTTCTTGAACAGTCAAATAATTCCGCTATTTGCTGCTGAGTAAGCCAAACATCGTCTTTACAAAAACGGACGTCTAATTTTGCCGCGCCGTCGTTTTCGTATATAATAAATTGCGAGTTATTTACAGATAATTCTTTATTTTCCACGGTTGTTCTCCCTGTTTTTTAAGGAGAAAAATACGTTTTGCCAAAAGAAATAATTCTAAAAAACAAAAAAAATCTTCCCCAAAAAACAAAAACTTCCCAACTTCACCATAGGCAAATACTATTTTTCACTTGCGATAACATATGATTTGTCGGAATAATACCCGACTTTTCATTTGTGTTCTTTGTTTTTTCTTAGTAAAAAAAGAGTTAGAACTCCCTTATGGGTTGTTCTGCCTATCTTGCCTCTTTTTTTATTAAGATACAAGTGAATTCATATGTTATCGCAAACAATCTATGATTGTGGCAGGACAGCCCTTGCTGTTTCTGTTTAATTTTTTAACAATTTTTATTAGGAGGGTTGCATTATGGGAATGCAAACAAAACGGTTATTTGGGATTTTGGCGGTAGTGGTTGGTATGGTGTTCTGGGCGGGATGTTCGGATAGCGGTAATGGAAACAGTGGCAACGACAATGGCGGCGGGGGCGATGGTGTATTTTCAGGAATACAAACATTAAATCTAAGTGGACAGGTATGGATAAGAGAGTTTATGGACAATAGTGTGTGGACTGAATTTGCTGGGAACCGCGCTGTTAATGGCGTGTGTCTTTATTATTTTGATGACATCGGCGGTAGCGGAGCTATTGAGAACGGACAATTGAATTTTAGTATCGGCACCCCTAACATTTCGAGGTTAAGGAACATTTTAGATTTCTTCTATGAGGAAGATCATGGTTTCATTTTCTTTGAAAGCGATTATGAGAATATTGTCGTCAGTAATCAGGAAACAAGAGCGGCTATGCTGTATCCTGACGCGGAAGGCGCTATGGAATTTTTCAGAGGAATTGATTTTCATTTTGAACTGTATATGTTCGTTGACAGAAATGTCTCTATAACAGCCACAGGTAAAACAACTTCAAGTGAAATAACCAAAGATTTTACACTCAACCTCAAAAATGGCTGGAATATAATTAACTTTAAGCAAGACCGTAGCACTACTCCACGCACGATTACTGTATCTATGGGCTATGCTATAAATAACGCACGATGGGAATTGCTTCAAAGTTCTTCTTGGCAAGGTGGCGAATAGAAACGAATGGACTTCCGTTTTTACGGGTGTTTTTATTATAATGTGATAGTGGCGGGAGAAACCGAGATAATCAAACTTTAACCTCCCGCCACTCTCCAACCCCAAGCCCGTCAATACTCCACTCCCCAATCGACTTTCTGATAAGCCGCAAAGTCCCAAAACCAACCGCCGCAGTCATTCGGCGAACTTGACGGTTTCTGCCCTCGCGGATTGTCAGTTCAAGCCAAGTGTCGGGAATATTTTTGCGGAAACGAATCGGCGGATTTCTCTCCCAAAGATTGGGCGGCTCCTCTATTTTTCTTGCAATGGCGGGCAAAGTCATTCCGTCTTTAAGAATCACTCCTTTGTTCAATTTTTTAATCGCTTCGTCGGTAATTTCGCCCTCGACTTGCGCCCAATACGTTTTAGGTTGCTTAAATTTCGGCGAGGAAATATAATTTTGCAATTTGCCGCAATCGGTGAGCAAAATAAGCCCCTCGCTATCGTAATCAAGCCGACCACAAGGATAAATATCGGGGATTTTCACGAAATCGGCAAGCGTTTTTCGCCCCTCGTTATCGGTGAATTTAGAAAGTACCATATACGGCTTGTTCAGCAAAATCAACTTTGACATTTTATCACTTTTTTTAAGAGTTCAAAGGTCTCGGCAGAGGTGTTTTCCCACTTGAAATTTTCAGCCCAAGTTCGACAATTCGCAGAAATTTCGGCGTATTTTTCGGGAGTTTCTAAGAGTTCGCTTATCTTTGCCGCCGCGTCGTTTACATCGCCGAATTTGTATAAAAGCCCTGTTTTTCCGTCTTGAACGCTGTCGCAAAGTCCGGGTGCGTTATTTGCCACAACGGGAACTCCGCAGGCGTTTGCTTCGATAACGGTAAGCCCCCAGCCCTCTTTGTAGCTCGGCTGAACAAGCAAAAAAGCGTGTTGCAAAAGGCGCAGTTTTTCTTCTTGTGAAATAAATCCCAAGAGGGTGATTTTATCGCCGAGTTTGCGTTTTTTTATCCATTTTTCTAATTTCGGACGAAAAGGTCCGCTTCCTGCAATTTTCAGGGTTAAGTCGGGAAATTTTGCCGATATTTTTCCAAAGGCGGCGCAAATATCCAAAACGCCTTTGTATTTTTGCAGACGTCCTATATAAAGTAGATATGGGGCGTCATTTAGGGCGAAAGATTTTTCGCCCCTACATTTTGCTGGTTTATCTAGGGGCGAAAAATCTTTCGCCCTATCTCCAATTGGGACGTAAAATTTGTCGTTTCTTCCGTTGTGAATTACGTGGATTTGTTCGTCTTTTATTCCGTATGATTTCAGTTCTTTTTTTGCCGAATTGCTTACGATTGCAAATTGCTCTTTTCTGTAAAAAAATCGAAGCGTCTGTTCGCCGAGCCACACGATACTTGCCGCAGGAACAGAGGCTTCGCGGAAAATTGAAGTCAGCCAAAGATGGTGCATTTGAATTAAGCGCGGTTTTTTTGTTAAAATCGGCGTAAAAAGCGGCAGTTTGTTGAAATCCTCGTAAATAACGTCGGGGACGAATTCTTTTTCCCACTTTCTGAAATTTTTCCAAACCAAAAGCGGATATGTCGCCTCTGTTCCTACGCGAATAATTTCTAAACCGTTTACGTTTTCGCGCGCCAAACCGCCGTCAAATTTTGACGAAACAACAAAAACATTGTTGCCCGCCGCCGCTATCGGCTCAAAAATGCCGTGCAAATGAACTTCCGCGCCACCCGCCCGCGGGTGTTTTATGTCGCGCCAGTTGAAAATCAGTATGTTCACGCTTAACCTTTCAAAAATTTCGCAATTTTACAGGTAAAAATATTATATTTATATATATGAAAAGCCAAGTTTTTATTTAAATCGACGGAAAATGAAAATTTAGTAAAGAAAAAGAGTTCGGCAAATAGTATTTTATCTGCAAAAACAAAGGAAAAAAATATGACCATAATAATACCTAATGATTACCACGCGCGCGAAGCATTGGCGCAAAGGCGAATACTTTGCGTCCCTGAAGCCGTCGCCCACAAACAGGATATAAGACCGCTTCGTATCGGCATTCTGAACATTATGCCCGAAGCGGAAAACTACGAATTTAACCTCCTGTTTCCGCTCGGCAGAAGCATTTTGCAGATTGAACCCGTGTGGATTAAGCTTCACAATCACCATTATTCGTCGTCCGATAACGCGCATTTGGAAAAACACTACGTGAGTTTTGAGGAAGCCGTAAAGCACAGACATCTGGACGGACTTATAATAAGCGGCGCTCCCGTCGAACATCTCCCCTATCAGGATGTAAAATATTGGAACGAACTCTCTCAAATTATGAATTATGCGCGCACCGATATTGCTTCGACCCTCGGAATTTGCTGGGGCGGAATGGCGCTTGCAGGGTTCGTGGGAATACCGAAAATCAATTATGAACGCAAACTTTTCGGAGTGTTTGAAACGCGAAACATTGACACAAAACACCCGATAACAGGAGAAATGGACGACATTTATTGGTGTCCCAACTCCCGACACGCAGGAATTGCCGATGAAGATTTGGAAGAAGCGGCGCGCAAAAATGTTGTAAACTTACTCGCTCACTCAAAAGAGGCGGGATATTTAATATTCGAATCGACCGACAAGCGCTTTATTATGCACTTGGGTCATTTTGAATACGACGCAAACAGATTGGTAAAAGAATACGAACGCGACGTTGCAAAAGGCAGAACGGA
This window encodes:
- a CDS encoding pseudouridine synthase; the encoded protein is MSKLILLNKPYMVLSKFTDNEGRKTLADFVKIPDIYPCGRLDYDSEGLILLTDCGKLQNYISSPKFKQPKTYWAQVEGEITDEAIKKLNKGVILKDGMTLPAIARKIEEPPNLWERNPPIRFRKNIPDTWLELTIREGRNRQVRRMTAAVGFGTLRLIRKSIGEWSIDGLGVGEWREVKV
- a CDS encoding glycosyltransferase family 4 protein, which gives rise to MNILIFNWRDIKHPRAGGAEVHLHGIFEPIAAAGNNVFVVSSKFDGGLARENVNGLEIIRVGTEATYPLLVWKNFRKWEKEFVPDVIYEDFNKLPLFTPILTKKPRLIQMHHLWLTSIFREASVPAASIVWLGEQTLRFFYRKEQFAIVSNSAKKELKSYGIKDEQIHVIHNGRNDKFYVPIGDRAKDFSPLDKPAKCRGEKSFALNDAPYLLYIGRLQKYKGVLDICAAFGKISAKFPDLTLKIAGSGPFRPKLEKWIKKRKLGDKITLLGFISQEEKLRLLQHAFLLVQPSYKEGWGLTVIEANACGVPVVANNAPGLCDSVQDGKTGLLYKFGDVNDAAAKISELLETPEKYAEISANCRTWAENFKWENTSAETFELLKKVIKCQS
- a CDS encoding homoserine O-succinyltransferase; protein product: MTIIIPNDYHAREALAQRRILCVPEAVAHKQDIRPLRIGILNIMPEAENYEFNLLFPLGRSILQIEPVWIKLHNHHYSSSDNAHLEKHYVSFEEAVKHRHLDGLIISGAPVEHLPYQDVKYWNELSQIMNYARTDIASTLGICWGGMALAGFVGIPKINYERKLFGVFETRNIDTKHPITGEMDDIYWCPNSRHAGIADEDLEEAARKNVVNLLAHSKEAGYLIFESTDKRFIMHLGHFEYDANRLVKEYERDVAKGRTDVVAPQNVDLKNPVNQWRAQNLEFFSQWIRYVYENTPF